In Chaetodon auriga isolate fChaAug3 chromosome 9, fChaAug3.hap1, whole genome shotgun sequence, the genomic window gaGCGGAGCCATGTGCTCCAGCTTTTCTGAAACATTCAGGTAAATCTCTCATTGAGCGTGAAGGTATCAACGTTacagacaacttttttttttttttttgacggtGAGCTCAGAAGGATCCCGAGGCCAAGAACCAGAGACAAAAGCTGTCTCACTCCACACGTCAGGGTAATGGCTCTCTATGTAAGATGATGCTTTCCAATGCTAAACCTAATTTCAAGACAGGCTGCCTTCAGTAAGAGAGCACTGCAGATGGTGTAGagccacatactgtatgttactACACTACACATACTTCTTTTTATGATCCATTCATGTGCTGGAGATTTTCCTCAATCATTTAATCTCAGCCATTTGTTCatgaaatgcttttgttttgtccaaccaatgACCCAAAACTTAAAGATATTCCATTTAGTATTCTGTTAAGACAAGAAGGGGGAActaattttgacattttatcaaCTAAAACCTGTGAGTTTGGGGCATTTTGTTCCTGGAAAGATGAATCTGACTgattgctgcagctctgtcgGAGGCTCCGCTGCATAATTTCTACTTctcccacttcctgtcctctgtgtgctcTCTTCAGCGACAGCGGacaattttatttttgaacACTGAATGGCGACAATCAGTATTTCGCCAGTTTGGCCTTGACACCCTTTGTGGAGGGTTGCTGATAAGTGTGAAAAGACTCAAATGTTACATGCTGGGAACTCAAAGTTTTCTTCTAGTTTACACAATACAGAATACTTAATTTGGAAATCAAAGCTGGTTCTATTTGCATGCCCAGACCTGAATTATTTATGCTCCTGAAACATATTTGtgcaaattaaacatgttttctttccacGAGCAGCGTTGAAGAAGCCATggtttagctttttttttcaaaacccCGCGTGCTTCACAAACATATCACATGGCTGCAAAAAGGAAGAGAGTCATTTTAAATTGCATTGTTTCATCACAGATGACACCATACAGCCATAATAATCCCGACGTGCCAAATATGGACTTACACAGCGATACATTCTGCCCCCTCTCTGccattaaagagagaaaaggtgaatCACATTTCAAGAGTTTAATtccgaaagaaaaaaacaaagctggtGTTAAAGTAGAGCGCATTATGTTATGAGTCATCTAATCCTCGGCTGACAAAatagttatatttttaaaagcagacCAGTCTGTGTTCCTCAAAGTAAAGAGTAATGAATTTCAGGAAAAAAGGATATAATGTGTTTGGGGATGAAATCTTGGCAGTAAGCGTATAACTTCTCCACCTCTATGGTAGTAAATACACAGCAGGCgctccaccccccccaccccccttccctctccagctgctgcagtatTATGGCCACTTTTGcgacaacaagaacaacaattTGTCTCCATTTATGCAAatgtttcgtgtgtgtgtgtgtgtgtgtgtgtgtgtgtgtgttggcggaGGTCGCAGCGAGCAGAGGGCAGGTAGCCAGGCTGCTCTGCTACACTGGCAGCTCCCTTCAGAGGTGAGAATGAGCAATGCCGCCCGGCCTCTCCACAGGATATCTCAGCACCACAGGGGGAAAATACAGAGGAGATGTTGGGAGGTGGGCGGTGAGGAAGGCAGCGCATTGTGAGCTGCACTTCCATGCAGATGCCCTCGCTCAGATGGGACCTGAATCTCTGTCCCTGCACTGATAAAAACAGGTTTCATTACGTAGAGttgttctcttcctcctttgatTTAATACCATTTTGTCGAATAAATACACCGTTCTGCAAAATGTGACCTCAGCTGTGGCCCGATTTAGGCTGAACATGTATTAATGCGCCGCAGGCTGCTGACTAACACAACTCATTAGTATCAGGCGCACACGTtcacagtgtaaaaacactCTGTGCAAAGCGGCCGGGGATGAAGTATCTGTTACTTTCTCAGAATAACAATTTAATTCTATCGATGCAGACGAGGACGACCCATTCAGGGTCTGAGGTGAAAAACTCCCCAGCACCAGCACGCCCTAAACACAACATGAACCTGTCATGTCACTAGTTTGTCAAATCTGGAAATGACTGAGATAATCTAAGACAGACTGACTTAGAGCAGAATCACATGCACGGCTCTGCACTCTGTGCAATGCAGGGAATCCCCTTAAAGTTTAGGTCCATGGAAAAACATCAGTCATGCGTTCGCTGATGACGTTTTGGTCTTAAACAGCAATTTCACTGCTGGAAAGAGGATCATCTCATTCAAAAAGGCTGTCGATGTGGTGGAAAAGTGCAATTACTGTTGAAACTGGTACCCTATGATAACAAAAATGGTTTGTGGTATTTCCTGAAGCTGAAACTAACCATTATTTTCTGGAATAATCctcttttttggaaaaaatgttgaacaaaTATTCATCACAGTTTCACAGTGTCCAGGATGACACCTTCAAATTGCTCCTCTTTTCCAACCCACAGTCCAAAATCGAAATACAGTCAGTTTGCTCacacaaaagacaagaaaagcagcGAATCCTTCCATTTAAGAAGCTGTAACGAGGGAACATCTGAcaattttgcttgaaaaatgacttaaacaattCATTCCTTACATATGGTTGCCAATTATGTTTCCGCTGATCCTCTAATTGAATAATTTTTCAGCTCCagtccttcctgctgctctgaagaTTCAGTATTCTCTTGCCAATGCCTGTTTTAGATTAATTAATTTATACATCCCCCGTTTCTAATCATAAAATATTGCTGGATGCACTCACAGTCACTTTTATCCTCTCCTTTTCAGCATACTCTAAATCTTAATGCCTTCACAGGTTCAAATTTAGTTCATGTTCAGGAATCAGAGAGCAGACcacctgcagcctcagtgtTCAGGCCTCAGTGTGGGACCTGTTCACATCCTGTCCTCCTGTATTACATGTCAACCCACATTCTCAACACAGAAAGACCTGCGTATGCATTTCAGGGTGCAGTAGGGAAATGGGttactgtatacagtatgtgggtgtgtgtgaagagatgCACATCCTAACCTTTCTGTCACACTCCACTGAAGcgtttcacaataaaagaccACGACTGCACCTTAAGCTCAGGACTGGATGACGGACGGATGGAGTCTACAGTACCTTCATGTTGTGATCAGAGTGATCTGAATGCAAACTGGGTGCCAAAGTGACCTTTACAGCTGATGAGCTCACGGCCAGAgccaagaaatgcagcagtgtgtggtTACTGGCTTGCATGCACCTGATTTCAGCGCCTGTATCCCACCACATCCTCCTTTGTAACCTTGAGGTAGGGCACAGAGCCAGCCAGACAGGAGCTGGTCCTGGTACCCTGACCTCAATGACATTTGCTCCATGTGacggcctcacacacacacacacacacacacacacacgcacgcgtatgcacgcacacacacacactgctgctgtgtaaaatgaTCGGTCTGCATGCTTGGATGGTCTCTGGCACCATCTCACTCAGTTGGGTTTTCAGCTCTCGGCACAGCCATGCGCCGCCAGGCAGCGATAAAATCTGTCTACTGAGCCGCAGAGGGACTGGCTTGTTGGCAGATCACCATCATCCCCGCATCCATATTTAATAATCTCGTCATGTAGAGATCTGGGCTGACTGACCTGTTGCCTACGGGATGTCGCAGAGCCATGTTCGCCATCCGAGGCGGCGCTATCCGGGGTTCCACTCCCCTCCTCCGCCGCCCGTGGCTCCACGTCGTTGGGCGCAGCCGAGACTCGGTCCTCCAGAGCGGCGTCCACCATCTCCAGGTGTTTGCACCTGAgcacctccagctccagcaccCCAGCCAGCGTCGCTTTGAGACGCTCTCCGATGCGGACGCGCTCGGTGCCCGACCAGAGCGAGTTCACGCAGCCTCGGCGGCCGGCCATCCTCGTCGGGGTGCCGGCGGGCGGAACGGGGGCGCACCGCTGACCACCGCTCAGTCGCCGCGCAGTGGATGAGAGGAATGAACGGGCTAAGCTCCTGCTCCAGGTAGCGCAACACGGGTCCGGACGAGCGATGGCAACATAGCAGCTGCTTGAATTAACgcaaaaaggaaaatataatCCTCACCATCTAACGTGCCATGCAGCCTACAGCCTCACGCAGCCCTGCGGACTGGCACAAGACTAGAATTAATGAATCCACCGGTACAATGAAGGAACATCAACGAGCCGCGTCTCATATTAATCCAGGCTTAATTTCCTGTTGACACCGTCCCTTTTTTTCATGTCACTCCTAAGCTTCCCGGTCCAGCGGAGTTACCATGGTGCCGTGCTCCGTACGCTGCGTCCCCAATGAGACAATGCAACAGACGGACGGAGGCTGATAACGTTACATGTgggagcaggcaggcagaggaggagccTCTGCACCAGCGCTGCACGCCGATTGGTCGGAGAAGTTTTTCGAATGGACGCgtggtgaaaaagaaaatccccCGACTGTCCAACTTGCACCGCACAAGACGTGAGAGGACAAATAGTCACATTCCTACAGTGTTCCCATAGAGCTGGCGAGGAGATAAAGTGACCTCAGCGCGCTAGAATACATTGTAATCACCAGCGGTTTCATTGTAGGCTGCAGGAGTAGGAGTATCCCCCAGGGGCCTCAAAATAGtcaaattaatgatggctgaattccatttagcagcttctgtttcagggtcctggtatttTCATGCAGCCTTACTGGCTCACTTGAGTCATAGAATTTTTCCTACTATGACAAAAAAGATCATTTGCATCACAAATAGTGGTGTCAGAATCTAGTTTCAGACCTTATCATCATGGTGCACGATCCCAAATAAAGTTAGCACCAACTGGCACACCGTAAACACGGGGTGTGAGTTATTCCAGAGCAGGagcattgtttggttttgtgtgcagtctgctgtgtgcaCAAGACTTTTATGGCCACCTGGAGGCAAAAGATAACATGCACAGTGTACAGAGGATGGCAGGTTGGGTCGGCAGGGGGGCAATAGGAGCATCTTTTTGCCTGGAGCCCTCCACCGGGTGAATCCAGCCATCTTTTCTGTTATGTCAGAACACTCAGATTCTCAAACTAATGGTTTAAGATCTCATTATATGATCAAATTTGTCGGCTACATTAGCAGAGATTTCTGTTATTTTGGTAGATACAAACTCGATGGCAATTCTTTTAAATGTACTTCATACAGATCATATACCATTTATGGATATGTAGCCTTCAATTTGAAAAGAATCATTATTCAGGTTTTATCAACTAGATTCGTTTataatgaagcagaaaacaaaaaaatctagTTTGAGTGGTGCTGATATGCCAGTTGTGCTTGGCAGGTGCAGCGCACTTTGCTCTAGTGTCGTCttgcagccagcagagggcgatCTACGCCCACAGCATCTGTCCCTCATTATGTTTCTACATAACTGACTTTAACTAAAGGCCTCTCAGGTGCCGGTTTACTGACAGTGCAGAGAACAACATATGAGAATCACAGCACTCTGGTGCAGTACAATTCAACCTGCAGCCTCCAAAAGCATCACTGAACCAGCatgtttcaacaaaaactgaatgttttctttcatacaGGGAGGGTTTATTGCAGAGCTGTTGTATCAGACTGCTTTAATTtgaacaggtgtacctaataaactggcaactgagtgtatatACTGTAACATGGCACATGgtaaaactaaacaaaatgaGAGTTACATGTCGAGAtgtctgggaaaaaaaaaaaaaaaaaaactttaactTTTCAACCAGTTTTAGCCAAGTGGACAAAAAATTCTCAAGGCCCATTTAGCAGCTGCTCTGAAGCTTTTGACCGTATCACATGTTCCTTATCAGCAGTTAGAGTTTGGCCAGAAGTGGAAGAAGCACTCAGACCTTTACTTAAGTCAAAGtataccacagtgtagaaatactctgttaaaACTGAATTTTCCCCCTTGGGATCAATACAGTTTTATATTAATCTATAACATTACATCAACATTTATTAGTTGATTCTATTTTGTATCATTAATTAGAATCTGAGAGTATAACAAGTAATAATACCCAGAGTGAAAagttcactgtttgtttctgaaatataaagtaaaagaaaatgaaattactAAAGTAAGGTAGCAGTACCTCTAAACTgtagtacagtacttgagtaaatgtacttacttaCTTCAATCACTGCCCATTTTAAGTGCTTGAAGTGGTCAGAAAagagtaaatgtaaatataccactgctgcattttaaccatcagagcagagaaaactCAGGTGTTACtgataacattaatgatggctgtgttgcattcaagtgtcccagtaagccgtgatgccagtgagccagcatgaacacGACTAGCACCTGAAACTGAGGCAGccaaatggaattcagccatcactgATTTTATCATTTACACCTGGGCTTTCGTGACATGTCAAACTGTCCTCTGTGaaagatcagtgctcactgGGCGGCCTTCTGTAGCACAGAGAGACGTCTGGAGACGCTGCACCAATAAGTGCCGAAACCTCCACCTCACTGCTACTATTGATCCATGCTGCAACAAGAGTGCAACACGTGGGTCACGATGAACAGCTGTCATGTGGCCAGCATGGCGGTCAGAcagtgaggtcaaaggtcaggactTAACgaaacatgtatgtgtgtcaaaTCTCCCGATGGCACCGTGTTTTGGTCAGTGTGACAGTCTGAATCATTACAGtcatgtgttgtttgtgttgttcttcACATGGTCTGCTGCCCTCATTCCAGTCCTCTCTGCATGTTTGGACCCCTCTGTGTGGATGTGACAGCAGCACTAATATCACAAGTAGATGTGAGAATGCCCTGTGAGATAACCAGTCTGTGTGAATCTGCtttgacccacacacacacacacacacacacacacacacactcacagatgccCCCCTGCACCCACACCCACACTGCCCACCAGGACGAggagtgtgtctttgtttgctgGTGTCACATATTTGGACTCCTCCCGGCTCTGTGTCctataaaacagcagcagtcagaggagTCCGTTGGGGTTTGCTGACTTCCACCCGAGGGGACTTCACCGTCAGCCCGGGCAAGACCGCCACGCCGGCGCCATCAGCCGCACCGCCTCCATCGCCGCTGGTCTCTGCAAACTGCCCCGAGCAACAGACAAACATGGCTCCTTTTGAGAAATCCATGGAGATGATGCCCTTCAAGCAGAGGAAATGCCTCGGCAAGTCACCTTCTTATTTGATTCTTTGGCTGCTTCATCCAGCTGCATTAACAAACTGATGTGTGGATGCTGGTTGTACGAGTGTATGAAGTAGTGTGCTCTATTTTGTTTTTAGAAACAAGAAAAGATGAAGTGTGCAGCATTCGGTCTAGATTCCCCAACAAACTGCCTGTGAGTTGCTTTTCCATTCTGGTATTTTCCAAATAACATGCATTTCATCACCAGttttctttgtatatattgGCTGTGATGGCTCTAGCAGCTGACcccaaatgtgtttttgggttCAGGTGATTGTTGAACGTTACATCCGTGAAAAGACCCTCCCCTTATTGGACAAAACTAAGTTCCTGGTTCCCTTCGAGCTCACCTTGGGTCAGTTCATGTGCCTGCTCAGGTAAATGATTAGTGACACTTTCTCACAGCTTCTACTcactttttgatttttcaagCCTGTTTCTTCTCAACACCACCCTCCCTTCTCTCCACTGTCTCCCCCAAGCTGTCAGATCTGCCATTGTTGTATCCACCGCTCCATCTgtctcctgtctttctttctgctaGGAATAAGATTGCCTTGGACTCCACCCAGGCTCTGTTCCTCCTTGTGGCAGAGAAGAGCATGTCCTGCATGTCTTCCAGCATGGGGGAGGTTTATTCCCACCACAGCGACGCCGACGGCTTCCTCTACATCACCTACGCCTCACAGGAGGTGTTCGGAGCGCCTCAGCCACAGGCCAGGCCGCCCTGCTGAGCCCAAAGCAGATAACATCACCTGAACCCTGCACCAATGGTGGTGACACCACACAAccaaagtggggaaaaaaaggacaaactgAGCCAAGCCCAgactgttttttcctttttagcaATAAACTGCATATCAGCCTACCTCATGAACCTTTCGGGACTCTCAAACACAGCATATCTCCATCCTTCCTTTTTCACGCCACCTCAGCTCAACGGACAAGACTCAGTcaatgcagacatttttttctaatttagGGAACAAGAAGATGCTAAAGACGGAGTGCTGTGATGCTCcatcttaaaaaacacaaaaatgctgaTATTGTTTGCCTGTTGTATGTATCTTGTAGGTCTTTACAGGTCAAAAATGTCCATATTTGCCCTTCGCTTACCTCAGAAAGGTTGAGCgtggatgcaaacacacacattttcatattgCTGTAATGCCAGTtcagctccaccacctcccccaCGCTGCACAAAAGGAGTCCACATCTTGCTGGCAACCAGACTCCTTCTTAGCACTTAtgtcctttcctttctttgacTGATTGCCTCTTCATCCTCGTCTTccctttaaaaatgtgaaattgtgaCTCTTGAGGCGTTCCCTGGAAACACAGATGTCAGTTTAACTCTGCTCTGAAATGTTTGTATCCAGCTGTCGGTGTACCAAAAATAAATTCCTCTCCTTTTAATTACTGACTTTGTGTGATAATTAGGGTTCATTAGAGTTTTATGATGAACTGTTTGACCTTGACAGTTTTGTTCCCATTTACATGACTTTAAAGTGGCTGCAGTTTTCACTTGCTGCATGAAAAAACGGTCCCTCAAAATGTCGACTTCTCAGgtaacagctgtttgttttttagtttgAAGTTTATTTTTGGGTCATTGAATGGGGCCTTGAACTTGTTGAGGCTTGTGTCAAACCACAGAGAAACTGCTTGAGCGCTCATATCGAGTGAAAAGTGTTTCATAACCTCTGAGCACTTTCTGGGATGGTCAAGGATCTATATTAACCACAGCTGAAGTCCACTTGACATCCAGCGATTTCTCTGTGTACTTGTACTCATACAGGTGCCTCATTCCTCACCTGCCTCTCAGAAGTGGCGCTCCCTCCACATGACTGTGTTATATAAGGCCGACCCAGTCAACTATCTGCAGGGGTCAGTGTGTCAGAGGGCTGGAGGCATTATTTTTAGACAGACGGCAGAAGGGACAAATGTGACccaaaacactgagacagaggGGTTAGAGACAGAGTCAGGGGAGTGACGGGAAtccagatgaaaaacaaagaagcagaaaaacagggGAAAGCTGCTCTCCGtaaacagtggaggaaaaggaggagagagggggaagagaggcGCCCcgacagaggaagacaggaaaaaggaaacagTGTATAGGAGAGATATACAATAGGGGAGAGAGCCAGCTATCCAAACACGCAGTGTATAGAAGCACAGGGACGTACAGTCATACCTCCTCTCACTTCTCGCCACTGTGGACAttccagcagctctctgtcaatATATTATCACACCAGAACAAGAGGAACCCTGAAGCCACCGCAAGCTGTTAATGATCTGTTTTCACCAGAGAGGAGTGACAGTTCGCAACGCTCTTAACATAAAATGCTCCTCATTTTATGCTGTAAATATAGAAATCATACTTTCTAGAAACTAAAGTAAAACTTACTATACCTACAAGGCAATGTGATGATTTTGgctgtacttcagtacattACTTTAAAAACTGAGGGATCATCAGACTTACACAAAACAATCTATATTTTTCAGATTTATCTCTATtttggtttctctctctcttttttttttaagcaaaatacTGGATAATTTCACCACCCAAGGCCTCATAAAaccttcaaatgaaacaatccaAGAAGGAAAATCACTCTTTGATTGAACTGCTTACAACTAAATGTGCACACTGAGGCCTTAAACTGCAATGTGGGATCACAAATAGACCTTATTTTGAAAGGGTGCCCCTGGTCACAATGttcacagtgagcagcagtccTGTACTGTAGCTGCAACACAGACATATGACAGAACACTGAATTGGCACTAATATCAGTCTATCCAAACACAATACCTGTAATAACTTATCAAGACACAAGGGAGCGCCTCTGGACTTTATCAAAACTGAAATCTGCTGCCACTGTGGTCAAGAAACAGCTGGTGAACATCATGCATATCTGGCGCTCACTGAAAATCTGGTGAGTCACTGTGCTGAATTTCaatgtgtctgctgtcagtgagAGTGCTGGTGAGTGAGGCATGCATGACTCTGAGTCTTCTGTGAAAATGACACGTAACATTGGGGTTTTTATTGGAGGAAGATtgctgctctcagctgtgaTTCAGGGGGTCACAAAAATTGGAAGACAACCAGGTGATGCTTCCAAGCTGAAGCTGACAAATGTCCAAGAATGTGGAAATATGTTAACACGCATGATCAGACATGCAGTGAGACACAGTGTGAACGTGACCTTCAGTCATCTGGTTGCATTTCTCTTGAGCAACAAAGTTCAcgtttaaaaaagaaaaaaaaacaaaaaaaacatattgttcCTTCAAATTTACTTTCAACTGCCGATCtgatttacatttcagtttgttaaaCCTGCATCATATTTGAATTATGCAAACAGACCTCAGAGCAGATTCAGATTAGCTCAGGTTAGATAATATTGGAGGTTTACCAGATGGATGTACACTGAAGTTACCAGCAGCCAACTTCATCTCTATTCAGACTGCAGTACGACTTTAATAAAGTTAAagcttcctgtctttgtggTTATGGTTTGCACTCATCTCTGAGAGAGCCTGGGCTGAACTTCTAGCTTTTTAAATTGTCTCCATGTGTCCTCAAAAATGCTCAAGAGACTGTCACAAGTGTCTTTCTCTTCCAGGGTTTTCAGTTTGCCCTCAGAAATATGCTCAGAGGCAACTTGTTTCATGGGCAGATGGCCTTTTAAGTCCTGTGTCAGTGCTGACAATGACTCTTTCTGTCCTGCAGGGGACAGTAGATTGCATTGGAAACTATGAAAATGAgggcatttcaaaataaaagtcagtctCTGGACGACCTCTGGGTGGCACAGTCCTTGACGTGACCCTCAATGACAAATAACTACAAATTAAAAGCACACAGGTCTAATTCTGTTCAAAGTTATggagaaaatgtaatttattttaatgtttttaattagcaTATGACCTTCTATAACATCAAACATCTAATGAACTCAAATTAGTGTCGAATGTGTCAtagaaaaagactgaataagAATCCACATAAGCACAAGTCAGATGGTACAGTATTCCTTTTTATTTATCtggcaaaataataaaaagggGAGCATTTGGAAAGAGTCAAAGTTAACAGTcaggaaatacaaaaatatagataaaacaattcaaacagctgttttgatttatttcctctttctctctccaaaTGGGAAAAACTATATTTCTTTGGATCAACATATAATAATATGGACTGTATACTTATAAGACATCTTTTACACAGGATGCACAAAGCCATGTTCAGCCACATCATGCAACCTGCAACTACCCATCGGTTCACGATCCAGTAATGTCCTTTCATCACCTTGCAAATTAACCCTTCGCCCCCCTGTTTATTTCAAATAGATATCTCAACATTAACCCCAATTCACAAATATTGACGTCTCCTCCCTCCCACCCCCGCCCCATATcccctccagtctctctctggTGAAACAGATCACAGCGATTGCTCCTCGTGGTGTGTGAGGAAGCCTGGAGACTCGCAGCTTGAAGGACGATGATGCTGTTCATGCCTGTGGTTGGACTTTTGTCTGGAGAGTCCTAAACATGATGCAAAGCGTTGACATGGCTGGTCTCCTCAGgctgctcccccctcctctATTCCTCCAGGTCTGTCCCGCGTTTGGACGGGGGCACCAGGTGATAGGGCAGCGTGGGTGGCAGCTCGTGGCCCTCCAGCTTCACCTTGATGAGGTGGTTGGCCAGGGCGAACTCCTCGTCATCGAGGAGGCCATCTTTATCCACATCTGCTAGCTTCCAGATCTTTCCCAGGACTGTGTTGGGCAGCTTGGACTTCAGCATCTCCTTCTTGGCTGCGGCGCCGGACACTTTGCCGTTGATGGGAGAGAGGGTGTAGAAGATCTCATCGTATGTAGGCTTGTCGCGGCCCACCACCCACTCCAGCTCGTCGATGCCTTCGCTGGCGCCCTCTCCATAGCCGTGACCAAAGGGACCGCTCATGGTTCCCTCAAAGGCTCCACCCTTGACGGACTGGCTGGGCATGGCGGCCTCCTCCTGGCGCACCATGGCCATGAGACGGGCGATGTCGTTGGCGAGCATGTCCTCCACCGCCTCCAGCAGCTTGGGCTTCAGCGCTGCAAACTTGGAGAAGTCTTGGCcattcagcagctcctgaaggGATGGGGGGTTGGGAGAAAACAGGAATTGGTGATAGAAATAGATCAGTCGCCAATGGCTACCAATGGGAACAGCATACAAGAAGCAGGATTTCCTGACGAACCAGGAAAAATAAATCTCATCCCCGTCCTGGCCCATCCTGGAGGGCAAGGCCAGGAAAGAAGGGCAGAGATGTGAAGAGAGTAAAGGTTGGAAGGTCATTCTACTCTGAACCTTTGTCTCTAACCATTTATACAACACACCAAATCGTCAGGTGGGCAGATTTATCTCACCTGCATCTTGGCGAGGTTGGGGAAGTCTCCAGGTGAAATCTGGTGCTCCTTCTCAATTTTATGGTAGATCTCTCCCAGGTTGGCTAtcagctccttcttcttggAATCCTTTCCGAACACACTCGGCATTTCCTTTTTCAGAGAGCTGATAATGTACGCTTGCACCTGGACGCCATAAAAGAAATAGGACAGACATGTTTTCAGTTATTATTCAACTGTGCTTTTGCGGTAAGGCTGGGGAGTTGgtctgtttatatttttatcaTTTCCACTTCTTTTGTCAAAGTAAAAGTTGAGCgtactgagacagagagaggcctGGCTGTAAAATGAACATCTAAATCTGAGGCTTTCGGACGCTTCCAAGAAAAACGTTCTGTCTCCCTTCAgtcaaaaaagtttggatgtttgagcttccctgtgcagaatgatgaacatgcagagtttgacactaaAAGTCtgctttcacattcatctgctgaacaGGGAAATTTTCAACTTACACAAGTTGTGATGTGGACATGTGAAACCTCCAGTATACATAGAGAATGAGCACCTTTGAGTGACATAGGAGACATCTCGTGTTCAGTAGATTTTTCTGAGTATTTGCAGAGGGGATAGATGCAATTTTAAGAATTTCctttttgtggaaaaaccacatcagacacaaatgattattcaaagcagagtattttcacatGTCCTAAAACTGTCTGGAGGGGATTTTTTTTGACAGCGGGAATAACAAATAATCCATCTTCACTTCTCGTGTTACAAGGTTAGTGGTTTATCAAATTGCTATAATCTTCACACATCCTCTGTCATTGTACTCACTTCTGCCTTTGCTTGCTTAAATTAAACACGAACAAAGCTGCATAAAACAAAACTGCCTTTTGTGTAATCCTCCTGCTGTGGGGCTGGAGGACAGGGGGTAGTGGTGAGAgaatgaggaagaaagagagtgaaaatgagatGAGTTGATACAGTATTTTTAATCTGGTGTTTTTTAGGCACTCTGGCAGCTTGGCATG contains:
- the map1lc3cl gene encoding microtubule-associated protein 1 light chain 3 gamma, which translates into the protein MAPFEKSMEMMPFKQRKCLETRKDEVCSIRSRFPNKLPVIVERYIREKTLPLLDKTKFLVPFELTLGQFMCLLRNKIALDSTQALFLLVAEKSMSCMSSSMGEVYSHHSDADGFLYITYASQEVFGAPQPQARPPC